In one window of Onychomys torridus chromosome 7, mOncTor1.1, whole genome shotgun sequence DNA:
- the Ackr4 gene encoding atypical chemokine receptor 4: protein MALEQNQSMEYYYEENIMNGTYDYSLYESVCIKEEVRQFAKVFLPAFFTITFIIGLAGNSIIVAIYAYYKKQRTKTDVYILNLAVADLLLLITLPFWAVNAVHGWILGKTMCKVTSALYTVNFVSGMQFLACISIDRYWAITRAPSQSGAGRPCWIICCCVWMAAILLSIPQLVFYTVNQNAKCTPIFPHHLGTSLKASIQMLEICIGFVVPFLIMGVCYAITARTLIKMPNIKKSRPLKVLLTVVVVFIVTQLPYNIVKFCQAIDAIYLLITDCDMSKRMDVAIQVTGSIALFHSCLNPILYVFMGASFKSYITKVAKKYGPWRRQRQNVEEFPFDSEGPTEPTSSFTI from the coding sequence ATGGCTCTGGAGCAGAACCAGTCAATGGAATACTACTATGAGGAAAACATAATGAATGGTACTTATGACTACAGCCTGTATGAATCGGTCTGCATCAAAGAAGAGGTCAGGCAGTTTGCAAAagtcttcctccctgccttcttcaCGATAACCTTTATTATTGGACTGGCAGGGAACTCCATCATTGTGGCAATTTATGCCTATTACAAGAAACAGAGGACTAAGACAGATGTGTACATCCTGAATCTGGCTGTGGCAGACTTACTGCTTCTGATCACGTTGCCTTTCTGGGCAGTTAATGCAGTTCATGGGTGGATTCTAGGGAAAACAATGTGCAAAGTAACTTCGGCCCTGTACACAGTAAACTTTGTCTCTGGGATGCAGTTCCTGGCCTGTATCAGCATTGACAGATACTGGGCAATCACTAGGGCCCCCAGCCAATCAGGAGCGGGGAGACCCTGCTGGATCATCTGTTGCTGTGTGTGGATGGCTGCTATCTTGCTGAGCATACCCCAGCTGGTTTTTTATACTGTGAATCAGAACGCCAAGTGCACTCCCATTTTTCCCCACCACCTAGGAACATCCCTGAAAGCATCCATTCAGATGCTGGAAATCTGCATTGGCTTCGTGGTCCCCTTCCTTATTATGGGGGTGTGCTATGCCATCACTGCCAGGACGCTCATCAAGATGCCCAACATTAAAAAGTCTCGGCCCCTCAAGGTTCTGCTCACAGTGGTAGTGGTTTTCATTGTCACCCAGCTGCCTTACAACATCGTCAAGTTCTGCCAAGCCATAGATGCCATCTACTTGCTGATCACCGACTGCGACATGAGCAAGCGCATGGATGTTGCCATCCAGGTCACAGGGAGCATCGCGCTCTTCCACAGCTGCCTTAACCCCATCCTGTATGTCTTCATGGGGGCCTCTTTCAAAAGCTATATCACAAAAGTGGCCAAGAAATATGGACCgtggagaagacagagacagaacgtGGAGGAATTTCCTTTTGACTCTGAGGGTCCTACAGAGCCAACCAGTTCCTTTaccatttaa